The Pseudarthrobacter sulfonivorans genome includes a window with the following:
- the ispD gene encoding 2-C-methyl-D-erythritol 4-phosphate cytidylyltransferase, whose amino-acid sequence MNNGLPRPVTAVVIVAAGSGERLGYGMPKARVPLGSDAILTHALRGVAAAGVARQICVALPPGDTVLQELCAAFAEELRAGHDDNQENPLPVLTTVDGGATRAASVRSALAALLDGTEAVLVHDAARALTPEYVFHRVVDSLAAGAVAVIPAVPVVDTVKMVTPTTGDDSSIAPELVTGTAPREELRSVQTPQGFRLSTLIQAHQAAADFDEKQAAAVTDDAMLVELLGVPVHAVHGSTQSLKITTPLDLIIAEGLLEGPLGIRWVEG is encoded by the coding sequence ATGAATAACGGACTTCCCCGCCCCGTCACCGCCGTCGTCATTGTGGCCGCAGGTTCCGGTGAGCGGCTGGGTTACGGCATGCCCAAGGCGCGCGTGCCGCTGGGGAGTGACGCCATCCTCACCCATGCCCTCCGGGGCGTCGCTGCCGCCGGAGTCGCACGCCAGATCTGTGTGGCCCTGCCGCCTGGCGATACGGTCCTGCAGGAATTGTGCGCGGCCTTCGCCGAGGAACTCCGGGCGGGGCACGATGACAACCAGGAGAACCCGCTTCCCGTGCTGACAACGGTCGACGGCGGTGCCACCCGTGCCGCTTCCGTGCGGTCAGCGTTGGCGGCCTTGCTGGACGGCACCGAAGCTGTGCTGGTCCACGACGCCGCCAGGGCGCTGACGCCCGAGTATGTTTTCCACCGTGTCGTCGATTCCCTGGCTGCCGGCGCCGTTGCAGTGATTCCTGCCGTACCGGTGGTGGATACGGTGAAGATGGTTACCCCCACGACCGGTGACGACAGCAGCATCGCCCCGGAACTCGTGACCGGGACCGCGCCGCGGGAGGAGCTCCGTTCGGTCCAGACGCCCCAAGGGTTCCGCCTGTCCACACTGATCCAGGCCCATCAGGCAGCGGCGGACTTTGACGAGAAACAGGCTGCCGCGGTCACCGACGACGCCATGCTGGTGGAACTCCTGGGAGTTCCCGTGCACGCCGTCCATGGCTCTACACAGTCATTAAAAATCACCACGCCACTGGACCTGATCATTGCCGAGGGGCTGCTGGAAGGCCCGCTGGGCATCCGCTGGGTGGAGGGTTAG
- a CDS encoding CarD family transcriptional regulator encodes MVFEVGETVVYPHHGAAKIEEIKMRTVKGEEKMYLKLKVAQGDLTIEVPAENVDLVGVRDVVGKEGLEHVFDVLRAEFTEEPTNWSRRYKANLEKLASGDVIKVAEVVRDLWRRDHDRGLSAGEKRMLAKARQILISELALAEKTDEEKAASVLDEVLAS; translated from the coding sequence ATGGTATTTGAGGTCGGCGAGACAGTAGTTTACCCTCACCACGGTGCTGCAAAAATTGAAGAAATCAAGATGCGCACTGTCAAGGGCGAAGAGAAAATGTATCTCAAGCTCAAGGTGGCTCAGGGTGATCTGACCATTGAAGTTCCAGCAGAGAACGTTGACCTTGTTGGGGTCCGTGACGTAGTGGGCAAGGAAGGTCTGGAGCACGTATTTGATGTTCTCCGGGCTGAGTTCACTGAAGAACCCACCAACTGGTCGCGCAGATACAAGGCAAATCTGGAGAAGCTTGCTTCCGGTGACGTCATCAAGGTAGCAGAGGTTGTTCGCGACCTCTGGCGCCGTGATCACGATCGGGGCCTTTCCGCAGGTGAGAAGCGCATGCTGGCCAAGGCCCGTCAGATTCTGATTTCAGAACTTGCACTGGCTGAAAAGACTGATGAAGAGAAGGCTGCAAGCGTTCTCGACGAGGTCCTGGCTTCCTAA